CAGTTCTCGAGTTGTTGCCGTGGGTCTTGCTGCACAAGTAAGCATTAGCTGTCAtattagtcatgtagttaatgtcattctttcttcaaagaTTTTGTGGTAATTGCGTTACTTTTATTGGAGTGCTTTTGGGTGGGGCAATaggaaattgaaaggaaaatatcttCCCATAGGCATAGTTATTTATTCCTGTGCATACTGTAAAACGAGTTTAACTTGctaatcattttgcatattcggATGACAGATATACTGCTTCGATGCCCTCACTCTTGAGAATAAATTTAGTGTCCTTACATATCCAGTGCCCCAGTTGGGAGGGCAAGGAAATATGGGAGTCAATGTTGGTTATGGCCCCATGGATGTTGGTTCACGGTGGCTAGCTTATGCTTCTAACAGCCCAGTGACGTCAAACACAGGTCGCCTTAGTCCAAAAAGTCTTACTCCTTCTCCAGGTGTTAGCCCATCTACTTCACCCAGCAGTGGAAGTCTGATGGCACGGTATGCCATGGAATCCAGTAAGCAGTTGGCTGCTGGCCTGATCAACCTCAGTGATATGGGCTACAAGACCTTTTCTAGGTACTGTCAAGAGCTCATCCCTGACGGATCGAGTTCCCCTGTACCTTCGAATTCAAGCTGGAAAGCTGTCCGAGCTCAATCTCATCCAAGTGAAACAGATGTTGCTGGAATGGTTAGTCTTTTGAAATATGATTTTAAGAAGCTAATGATATTCCTTCTCCAAACTTAATCGTTTTGTTGTATCATAGGTGTACGATACTACACGGAAACACTGTTTATTAACCCGCATATTGTGCTTTAGACTTTTTGAGTTGTTGGATGTGATTTTTATTTGCCATTGAGGCGGTAAGTTTTATGGTGTATCAGCAGCTTCATGGTAAGGGTAGCAACAGAATACTAAACGTTTTTGTTGGGGAAAACTTTTATGAAAAGGTTATTCTTTTAGATACTGCTCTAATAGCTTTTTGGTGGTTTGATTATTTGTAACATTTGACTGCTGATTACAGGTGGTTGTCAAGGATGTTGTTTCCAGAGCTATTGTATCACAATTTAGAGCTCATTCTAGTCCTATTTCTGCTTTGTCTTTTGATCCAAGCGGGACAATGCTGGTGACAGCTTCAATTCACGGGACTCATATCAATATCTTCCGTATTATGCCATGTCGCTCGAAAGCTGGATCAGGCACTCAAACTTATGAATGGAGCTCTTCACATGTGCATCTTTACAAGCTGCATCGTGGCATGACTTCAGCTGTAAGTTCTCCCTTTGATCATGCTTGAAGATAGTGATGTTCCTCAGTTTTTCATGTTTTCCTTTTGGCCACAGGTTATACAGGACATTTGTTTTAGCCATTACAGTCAGTGGATAGCTATTGTCTCTTCCAAAGGAACTAGTCATGTTTTTCTTCTATCCCCTTTTGGTGGTGAGACCGTTCTACAGATGCATAATTCTCATGTTGGCCAACCCACCCTTTCACCTGGTTTATCTCTACCGTGGTGGTCTACTCCATCATTCATGGTTAATAATCAGTCTTCTACTCCAACTCCACCGCCACCTCCCATTACCCTTTATGTAGTTAGCAGAATAAAGAATAGCAACTCTGGGTGGCTCCATACAGTCAGTAATGCTGCATCATCTGCGACTGGAAAGGTTTCTGTCCCATCTGGTGCAGTTGCCACCGTATTTTACAGTTCTACTCCGCGGAATCTGCAGGCCTCCCAGTCAAAGGTTCAAGCACTGGAACACTTGCTGGTTTACTCTCCTTCAGGACATTTAGTTCAGTATGAGCTGCTTCCACCAGTGGGAGGGGAATCAAGTGAGGCTGTTTCTCGAATTGCACCAAGTTCTCCTTTACAGATTCAAGATGAAGAGTTGCGGGTCAAAGTTGAAACTCTTCAGTGGTGGGATGTCTGCCGAAGATCAGATTGGCCAGAAAGAGAAGAGTGCATTTCTGGGATTTCTCCTAACCGACAAGTTTCTGGGATGGCAATGGATATGTCTGATTCTGAGGACACTAATGCTGGGGACAAAGAATCAGAAAAATCATATGAACATTCTCACTTGTATATAGCCAATGCTGAGGTACAAATGAGCTTGGGAAGGATTCCAATATGGCAACAATCTAAGGTATCTGTGACAAGGTAAAGTTTGCATCGTTGATGTCATCGGCTATACTCATAAACCCATTATTTGCAGATACATTTCCATGCCATAGGTTATGAGAGAGCTGAAGAGAAGATCCTTGTTGAAGATGATTTTGCTGgtgaagtagaaatagaaaaggttcctgttcatgagattgaaatacGGCGAAAGGATTTATTGCCTGTTTTTGATCATTTTCAGCGTAATCATTCTGCTTGGAGTGAAAGGTAAGGGCCAGTCAATGGTGTCCTGGATTTTATTAAATATTAACATGATAATCTGCGGGCCCCACTTCGTGGTAGCATCTGCACTAGTTAATTAATGGCTCtggaaggtttttttttttttttcatgaattctGAAGCCAAGTCATACCCATGCTCTTATTTGTTTGGTTGATTTTTTAGAGTCACTGTAATAAAAGCTGTTTTAGCATCTTTATTATATTTTGCTGCCTTTTGTTTGGACTTTTAAACAGTTTATTTTGCATTGTCTCTTATTTAATGGATGATGCTGTGCGACGATGTAAATGAGGCGTCTGCAATACACTAACTTGCCCTTGTTACTCATTTCAAGCATGATAACTTACTATTTGCAAGGATGGAAATATCATGTTCTATTAGATGGTGTTTTTCtctgtactttttttttctggtcgaaaTTTTTTCTCTGTACTTTAAAAAGATAGTTTTTGGCCTAGAtagtcatttgaattttttttttttttttgttgctgctTAGTCCTCCAAGTAATTTAGTTGCTGCTTTTCACTTTGAAAGGAATTTAGTGGAAAGCCAAGATAgtaggaaaaaattcataatgGTGCTTTGCATATATGCCAGTGATCATGTAAAGGTAAGGTCTTACATTGTTAAAAATTGCCTTTAGCGTGTGGAAAGTGATTCCTAGAATGATGCTACGCTGAAACTGTTCTGGCATTGCAGAAAGAGGCCATTGGACCATAGGGTCTGATGTCTTTTAAGTTTTGTGCTGGGTGTAATCCAAACTTGAGATGAGGCCTTCATAGCATGCTCCATATATAGGCTCTTAAGAGTTTCTGGGGTTGCATCATTTGACATAATATGTTTCAGCTGTATGTAGCAGTCATTATTACCTGCTGCCAACTTCTATTACTACTGCTGATAGCAGAGTTGCTTTCATTTTAGGGCCTTCAATGGGGGCACATGTTCTCCTTCCTATTTTAACATGGACAAGGAGAAATCCTTAAAGAATGGAGTTATATCCTACCCTAAGTTGGATTGCTCTGTGGAAAACTCAGATGCTGGTGAGAGAGATGTTTggggttttattttttgaatgtgTATGAGTGATTTCCTGGTGCATTGAACTCATCTCTGCGACACTTTTTATCAGGATGTTCACAGCACTCTTATCTGGCCACTGTGCCATCCGAGCCTAATAATCGTGACCTAATGAACGGACATTGTGGTCCAGCCCCAGCCTTGCTGAAGCAAAGTTCCTGTAATAAAGATAATGTTTTGGTTTCTTCTGAGCAGTATATGTTGGGTTCATCCCCTGCAGATTGTAAATACCCTAACATTGCATCATCTTTGCCAAGTGGCTCTCTTCCTGCTCAAAGAAGCACTGCAGATGGTTTTAAGCTGTCAAATAGTGGTGGGGCTAGTGAAGTTTCCAACACGAGTTCCAACCGCTCTGATTCCAGTTTGAATATTATGGATGAGGGACTGATACATGGTTCTTTAGAATTTGAGCCGTATTTCCAAGAGGGATACTACCAAGCGTCAGCTGTAAATAAACGCTGTGATTCAGTTGAAGCAGTTGCTGATGTCGATAGTAACAGCAATCCCTGTGAAAGAGAGAAATctgaagaagatggagataaTGATGACATGCTTGGAGGAGTTTTCGCCTTTTCTGAAGAAGGTAGGAGACTGTCTTACTATGTGCTATATGATGTTATTGATTATGCAATTCCCGTTGAATTTAACAAAATCAGCCAGCTTCTCCCAAATTCAAAGTGTTATCtgtcagctctctctctctctctctctctctctctctctctctctctctctctctctctctctccaatgtATTATTTTCTGTGCATCTGTTGGAGTTCTTTACTAGGTTGTTGTACATGAGtgttattttgataatttgaggAAGAGATATTTCCCATTCTGACTTGGTTATGTGTTTAAGAGTGATAGATATCGATAGCTGCATATTTAGCTAGATCCATGCGCTTCTGCTTGCCGCCTGCTCTATGGTAATTATGCTGTCCTGTTAAGCGTCTTGTTcagtttgggcttttattttaGCATGTACAAAGTCTACACAGATGAGCAAGTCATGAATTGGGACCGCGTATACCAAAATTATACTACTTGTGTTGATTCCATTGTAATCCCTTGGTCGTTTTTGCAGGTTGACATTTTCCATCTCGTGTCCGACCTCATAATAAGCTCTATGATCCGGATGCACTGTTTGGATTAttcattgaaaggtttatgtGGGCGGACAGACTATAACGTTCGTTTCCGACGACTGATGGATACAAGTGAAGTGACTTCAACCCAATGGTATCATTGCTGCCGAAAACGAGCCCAGATATGATTCTTCTAATTCTCGCTATGTACATGCTGTAAAGTGGGAAGGATGatcatgaaaagaaagaaaaggaaaaaaaaaaaaaagcaattggTGTGAACAGTTGTTTCGTACGTTGTTGTAACATTATTCAttcttgaaaagaagaaaaagaggaaaaggaataagaggaaaaggaaaaggggaaGGGGAAATGTGCTTTAGAATTCTGTGGGTTGATTTCAATGTGCGAAAAGTCTCTAGCAATTGCGATGAACGTGCAGGTGCGCTGAACTCTGGGTTTGATCTTGTGAGGAGGGTGTTGGGATGGGGGATCGCATTTAGCTGACcagttctttcattttcttttttggttaacgcatgatagagagaaagagagaggggaaacTTTAGACGGTCATTAAGTTGCCTTGAGATCATCGAAACGTCGgatgaatttgattttgttggatctgcagaaaataaatcattcgataatttttttttttttttttggttataatAGTTTGtaatcgcttgaaataattaattaaaaaatattttattaatgacAGCAATTTATGTTTACAAATTTTACTTTCATGTTAATGAattcgttcatttttgtaagcgagattatttaggaaaatatttttcaagtgcggatgatgaaatttttctattttaacgactatttttaaaaatatatttttttaaaaaaaattatgtatttttcgcgaaacaaacgtaCGATGATAAGTGATGCATGTTTTCCAAGGAGAGAAACGATTCCCACAGTATTGGAGTCGGTAACGAGGGGGTCCGAAATCAGCAACCCCGACCGCATCAAGTTTTTCCCAGCACAGAAAATGGACAAAAGAGAGAGCAAACGGATGGGGACGATAGGCAttagattctctctcttttcttgtgGATTTAGTTAATAAAATGCGGTCCTTTCATCTGATGCCCCGGATCAATGTTGGGTAATAGCCGTCCTATCGCCAATAGGCATGAGGTTGTACTGATAAAGGGATTAGACGATGAATACGCTGGTATCATAAGTGTGAAATTCGATTCCcgctttctgcaaaaaaaaaaaatagagcaaaaaaaaagaaaattagagattggacagataaaaaagaaaaaaaaaatagccaccACATCACATGAAttctggtttttgttttttttgtcctcCTCCAACTGATTTTTAGTGGGTTCGAAATCGGTCCCCCCAATCAGCTGGACAGGGCAAGGTCTGTGAGGAAGATGGGCCAATGGAATTATGGAAAACACCCCCATCTCATTcacccattttcctttttctttttctttttttacagtTATTTTAGTggataaaaattcataaaaaaaaaagaactacagTTATTTCCGAGAAGTGGGAAAATGTCTTCGCAggttttcctctctcttctttttctattttattagaAAGAGAAGTacataaattgatacaaatcaaataaagaaagtaaatatgaaagataaatCGATTTGGTTCGTTTATGTGGCCGATCATCGAATCTCGTATCAACATCAATGATGAGCATATACCAAAATTTCTCTCCATGGTTTTGCTAAAAGGTGGTACGCAAGTTCGGGGTCCCTTGCACCATCACCATATAGAGATGACAACAACACCACCACATTAAAGAAGCACGGATAACGTCTTGTAAATTTCAGATTTATTTCTAGATCGAAATAAAAGAGCACCCAAATATAAAATGTAACTTTACATCGGGAAGAGAAGACCCGTGAAGCAAAAATCAATTCATCGCAAAATAACTTTCAAATAAGCCGACTATAGAAGCAGTAGCAAGAGTCGCGTGCGCTCGACTATATAGAGCAAGCACCACAGTCGGGGTGAGTGAGCAGATTCGGAACATCATATTCTTTCGAGATGCTTACGCCTTCAAACTTCTGAGCTCATTGGATAAAACTCTCCATGTGGAGAAAGTCAACAGATCGTCCACGAAATCAAGAAAGATAACTAGAGATATGGAAGCAAAGAGGAAGAAATCCCAGCAGAGGGAGGGGGGCCTTTACTGCTCCAATTTGCTGGAATTGGCCATCTTCGCTGGTTGCTGTCCATCGCACAAGACCATGCTAGACGagcatttattattattattattattaaaaaaaatgctttatTTGAGTGGCGACCAAAATGCAATGCGGCGATTGTAAGGTTCTCATAAGGAcccctttttcttcctctttctcttttttgcagGTTTTTTGTGAATAAAGCCCTTGCCCGTGGCTGACGATTGCACAAGGCTGGCGAGGCTGACCTCGTCGcctctttatttgtttttgttttctttttaccgcccttccttcttcctctagcaatTTTCGTCTagaatggattgaatttgtataaacataaaaggtttaggactcaattgatcaaaaaaaaaaaattcaaaattgaattgacacaatttcaataagtatatgactt
The genomic region above belongs to Rhodamnia argentea isolate NSW1041297 chromosome 6, ASM2092103v1, whole genome shotgun sequence and contains:
- the LOC115751675 gene encoding autophagy-related protein 18h; translated protein: MRSYNTKANGSFVNHKSNTNGFLPNSLKFISSCIKTASSGVRSAAASISGEAHDHKDQVLWAGFDRIELGSSSFKHVLLLGYSNGFQVLDVEDASNVSEIVSRRDDPVTFLQMQPLPAKSEGCEGFRASHPLLLVVACDESKSSVATQNGREGFHNGHTEDQSGNLILAPTAVRFYSLRSHSYVHVLRFRSTVYMVRCSSRVVAVGLAAQIYCFDALTLENKFSVLTYPVPQLGGQGNMGVNVGYGPMDVGSRWLAYASNSPVTSNTGRLSPKSLTPSPGVSPSTSPSSGSLMARYAMESSKQLAAGLINLSDMGYKTFSRYCQELIPDGSSSPVPSNSSWKAVRAQSHPSETDVAGMVVVKDVVSRAIVSQFRAHSSPISALSFDPSGTMLVTASIHGTHINIFRIMPCRSKAGSGTQTYEWSSSHVHLYKLHRGMTSAVIQDICFSHYSQWIAIVSSKGTSHVFLLSPFGGETVLQMHNSHVGQPTLSPGLSLPWWSTPSFMVNNQSSTPTPPPPPITLYVVSRIKNSNSGWLHTVSNAASSATGKVSVPSGAVATVFYSSTPRNLQASQSKVQALEHLLVYSPSGHLVQYELLPPVGGESSEAVSRIAPSSPLQIQDEELRVKVETLQWWDVCRRSDWPEREECISGISPNRQVSGMAMDMSDSEDTNAGDKESEKSYEHSHLYIANAEVQMSLGRIPIWQQSKIHFHAIGYERAEEKILVEDDFAGEVEIEKVPVHEIEIRRKDLLPVFDHFQRNHSAWSERAFNGGTCSPSYFNMDKEKSLKNGVISYPKLDCSVENSDAGCSQHSYLATVPSEPNNRDLMNGHCGPAPALLKQSSCNKDNVLVSSEQYMLGSSPADCKYPNIASSLPSGSLPAQRSTADGFKLSNSGGASEVSNTSSNRSDSSLNIMDEGLIHGSLEFEPYFQEGYYQASAVNKRCDSVEAVADVDSNSNPCEREKSEEDGDNDDMLGGVFAFSEEG